A window from Pseudomonas moraviensis encodes these proteins:
- a CDS encoding zinc-dependent alcohol dehydrogenase family protein, producing the protein MKAWLLKDFGLYNLQLGETQTPQPKAGELLVKVGAVSLNFRDKAIVDGIYEPHLVPKPLIPVSDAAGTVVAIGDGVTRFKVGDRVNSHLYSRWLDGEPGPNEPDYCFGSPLPGGLAEYMIIHQDSAVGAPANMSDEEAATLPIAALTAWYSLVDFGAIQPGQTVLVQGTGGVSIFAVQIATALGAKVIATSSSDDNLHAVKRLGAVAGINYRSTPNWAEEVLKLTEGKGVDLLLDVAGGNGINQSVAATKASGRIAQIGFLTGQTVELNLMPLIFRQTTIRGIAVAPRSSFDRMNVFLAEHDIRPVIDHVYPFEQAREAYEHLAKGAFGKVVIKVS; encoded by the coding sequence ATGAAAGCGTGGTTACTGAAAGATTTCGGGCTCTACAATCTGCAACTGGGCGAGACGCAAACGCCGCAACCCAAGGCTGGCGAGCTGCTGGTCAAGGTCGGCGCGGTCTCGCTGAATTTTCGCGACAAGGCCATCGTTGACGGTATCTATGAGCCGCACCTGGTGCCGAAACCGCTGATTCCGGTCAGCGATGCCGCCGGTACCGTGGTCGCCATCGGTGACGGTGTGACTCGTTTCAAGGTCGGCGACCGGGTCAATTCGCATCTGTACTCGCGCTGGCTGGACGGCGAGCCGGGGCCGAACGAACCGGATTATTGCTTCGGTTCGCCGTTGCCGGGCGGCTTGGCCGAGTACATGATCATCCACCAGGACAGCGCCGTCGGCGCGCCGGCCAATATGAGCGATGAAGAGGCGGCGACCCTGCCAATCGCTGCGCTCACCGCGTGGTACTCGCTGGTGGATTTCGGCGCGATTCAACCGGGCCAGACCGTGTTGGTGCAGGGCACCGGCGGCGTATCGATCTTCGCCGTGCAGATCGCCACCGCGCTGGGCGCCAAAGTCATCGCAACCTCAAGCAGCGATGACAATCTGCACGCGGTAAAACGGCTGGGCGCGGTCGCCGGCATCAACTACCGCAGCACGCCGAACTGGGCGGAAGAGGTGCTCAAACTCACCGAAGGCAAGGGTGTGGATCTGCTGCTCGATGTGGCGGGAGGCAACGGCATTAATCAATCAGTCGCGGCGACCAAGGCCTCGGGGCGGATTGCGCAGATTGGCTTTCTGACAGGGCAGACCGTCGAGTTGAACCTGATGCCGCTGATCTTTCGCCAGACCACTATTCGCGGCATTGCGGTGGCACCGCGCTCATCGTTCGACCGGATGAACGTGTTCCTCGCCGAGCACGACATTCGCCCG
- a CDS encoding LysR family transcriptional regulator: MELLQSMRLFARLAELGSFTKAAESLDIGRPQVTRYIQELETSLGVRLFQRTTRKVALTAEGELFYQRVQEILAEITAATTMFDRTGATLSGRLRIDIPTAFAQLEFIKSLREFTDTYPGIDMVLGVTDRAVDLVGEGIDCALRIGELPDSTLIARPIALATMVTCAAPEYLREHGTPETLADLANHQGVNFLSGQNNRTLPWQFTVEGKQKTYVSRKGITVTESNAYVQCGVSGFGIIQAPGIAVAEHLASGALVEILQPLRPLPRPVSLLYPSPTHLPAQVQVFIEWLQVRFVQLHAAWVQD, encoded by the coding sequence ATGGAATTACTGCAATCGATGCGCCTGTTCGCCCGACTCGCGGAGCTGGGCAGTTTCACCAAAGCCGCCGAGTCGCTGGACATCGGCCGGCCGCAGGTCACTCGCTATATTCAGGAACTGGAAACGTCGCTGGGCGTGCGCCTGTTCCAGCGCACGACAAGGAAAGTGGCACTCACTGCCGAGGGTGAGCTTTTCTATCAGCGGGTCCAGGAAATTCTGGCCGAGATCACCGCCGCCACCACCATGTTCGATCGCACCGGAGCCACGCTGTCCGGCCGCCTGCGCATCGACATTCCCACCGCGTTCGCGCAGCTGGAATTCATCAAAAGCCTGCGCGAATTCACCGACACCTACCCCGGCATCGACATGGTGCTGGGCGTCACCGATCGCGCGGTTGATCTGGTCGGCGAAGGCATCGACTGCGCGCTGCGCATCGGCGAGCTGCCCGACTCAACCCTGATCGCCCGCCCCATCGCCTTGGCGACCATGGTCACCTGCGCCGCGCCCGAGTATTTGCGCGAGCACGGCACACCGGAAACGCTTGCAGATCTGGCGAACCATCAAGGCGTGAACTTTCTCTCGGGCCAGAACAACCGCACCTTGCCCTGGCAGTTTACAGTTGAGGGCAAACAGAAAACCTACGTCAGCCGCAAGGGTATTACCGTGACTGAATCGAACGCTTATGTGCAGTGTGGCGTGTCAGGCTTCGGGATTATTCAGGCGCCGGGTATTGCGGTGGCCGAGCATTTGGCCAGTGGTGCGCTGGTGGAAATTCTGCAACCGCTGCGTCCGCTGCCTCGACCGGTGTCGCTGCTGTATCCGAGCCCCACGCATCTGCCGGCGCAGGTGCAAGTGTTCATCGAATGGCTGCAGGTGCGGTTTGTGCAGTTACATGCTGCGTGGGTGCAGGACTGA
- a CDS encoding LysR family transcriptional regulator: MELRHLKAFVVAAELQHFSRAAEQLDIAQPALSQLMRTLEAELGLALFRRENRSVVLTAAGEAFLPHARQSIEASERATAAARRARRGEVGEINIGYHSALFEANLPQLLRHYFSTFPEVKVSLVDAGIRAQFDMLLDHKLDLAFARVFKDHLPDRLRTHHFSLSRLVLLIPDNHELADSFSGELATLRHEKFVLLQDSAGIGLTSHTLQACRQNQLHPENIMYVPSLMSIPGLVAAGIGLSIVPEAVTRLSMPGIRIIPLNQAEMVSELSLISRIDERSSAVLHFIEEAQGWE, from the coding sequence ATGGAATTGCGTCATCTGAAGGCCTTCGTGGTCGCCGCCGAGCTTCAGCATTTCAGCCGGGCAGCCGAACAACTGGACATCGCGCAACCGGCGCTGAGCCAATTGATGCGTACGCTGGAAGCTGAATTGGGGCTGGCATTGTTCCGCCGGGAAAACCGTAGCGTGGTGTTGACGGCCGCCGGCGAGGCATTCCTGCCCCACGCGCGGCAGTCCATAGAGGCCAGTGAGCGGGCGACGGCGGCCGCACGACGTGCACGGCGCGGTGAGGTCGGCGAAATCAACATCGGTTATCACTCGGCGTTGTTCGAGGCCAACCTGCCGCAATTGCTGCGGCATTACTTCAGCACATTCCCTGAAGTCAAAGTGTCGCTGGTGGATGCCGGGATCCGAGCGCAGTTCGACATGTTGCTTGATCACAAGCTCGATCTGGCATTTGCCCGCGTGTTCAAGGATCACTTGCCGGATCGTCTGCGCACCCATCATTTCAGCCTGTCACGGCTGGTCTTGCTGATCCCGGACAACCATGAACTGGCGGACAGCTTCAGCGGTGAGCTGGCGACACTGCGCCACGAGAAATTCGTGCTGTTGCAGGACAGCGCCGGCATCGGCCTGACCTCGCATACACTGCAGGCGTGCCGACAGAACCAGCTGCATCCCGAGAACATCATGTACGTACCGTCGCTGATGAGCATCCCGGGCCTGGTGGCGGCGGGCATCGGCTTGAGTATCGTGCCTGAGGCCGTCACTCGTTTGAGCATGCCGGGCATTCGGATCATCCCGCTGAATCAGGCGGAAATGGTCAGTGAGCTGTCGCTGATTTCGCGCATCGACGAGCGCTCCAGTGCAGTGCTGCACTTTATCGAAGAGGCGCAAGGCTGGGAGTGA
- a CDS encoding MFS transporter → MSTISHEHDLRMPRKAVTAATIGTALEWFDFTLYGAVSATILPKLFFPAMEPTAGLLASLATFGVGLAARPLGAITCGYLGDKLGRRNLMLATVTLMGLASVLMGLLPTYAQVGILAPILLVLLRIIQGFALGGESTGAQLMALEHATPDRRGRYSGLLGLCSPLSQILANGVLMGLAATLSSEQFESFGWRIPFLLSFVLVIVAIYIRLKVDETPAFVALKKNPVKQERSPLKSAMGSHYKTILRLMLFFCSPAALFYLIVIFSLSYLTKHLDFSQSTGFMSLMVANVFAIVGALAGGYLSDRWGRKKALAFGSCMTLLILFVYFPILNTLNVAAIMAIMGLFLGFTQFQSGIQPVAFAEAFPTQVRYSGSALAYTGANLVIGGPMPMIAVWLMSQSDNSPWPLVTLCAVINLISLAMILIGPETRGIDLNAVTPDNADTTATPALSPNNAAGRS, encoded by the coding sequence ATGAGCACAATCAGTCACGAACACGATTTGCGCATGCCTCGCAAAGCGGTGACCGCTGCGACCATCGGCACTGCGCTGGAATGGTTTGACTTCACCCTGTACGGCGCGGTGTCGGCAACCATCCTGCCCAAGCTGTTTTTCCCGGCCATGGAGCCGACCGCCGGGCTGCTGGCATCGCTTGCCACATTCGGGGTCGGACTCGCCGCCCGACCGCTGGGCGCGATTACCTGTGGCTACCTCGGCGACAAACTGGGCCGGCGCAATCTGATGCTCGCCACGGTCACTCTGATGGGCCTGGCGTCGGTGCTGATGGGGCTGTTGCCCACCTATGCGCAAGTGGGGATTCTCGCGCCGATTCTGTTGGTGCTGTTGCGCATCATCCAGGGCTTCGCGCTGGGCGGTGAATCCACCGGGGCGCAACTGATGGCGCTGGAACATGCCACTCCAGATCGTCGCGGGCGCTATTCCGGGTTGCTCGGTCTGTGTTCACCGCTGAGTCAGATATTGGCCAACGGCGTGCTGATGGGGCTGGCTGCCACCCTCTCAAGCGAACAGTTTGAAAGTTTCGGCTGGAGGATTCCTTTCCTGCTGAGCTTCGTGCTGGTGATCGTCGCGATCTATATCCGCCTGAAGGTCGATGAAACCCCGGCCTTCGTCGCGTTGAAGAAGAACCCGGTCAAACAGGAAAGAAGCCCGCTCAAATCGGCCATGGGCAGCCACTACAAGACCATCCTGCGTCTGATGCTGTTTTTCTGCTCGCCCGCGGCGCTGTTCTACCTGATCGTGATTTTTTCCCTCAGCTACCTGACCAAGCATCTGGACTTCAGCCAGTCGACAGGCTTCATGTCGCTGATGGTCGCCAACGTGTTCGCGATTGTCGGGGCGTTGGCCGGCGGCTATCTGTCTGATCGCTGGGGGCGCAAGAAAGCGCTGGCGTTCGGCTCGTGCATGACCCTGCTGATCCTGTTCGTCTACTTCCCGATTCTCAACACGCTGAACGTTGCCGCCATCATGGCAATCATGGGCCTGTTCCTCGGCTTCACCCAGTTTCAAAGCGGCATCCAGCCAGTGGCGTTTGCCGAAGCCTTTCCCACCCAGGTGCGCTATTCCGGCTCGGCCCTCGCCTATACCGGCGCCAACCTGGTGATCGGCGGCCCGATGCCGATGATTGCCGTGTGGCTGATGAGCCAGTCCGACAATTCGCCATGGCCCCTGGTGACGCTGTGCGCGGTGATCAATCTGATTTCGCTGGCGATGATCCTGATCGGCCCGGAAACCCGCGGCATCGACCTGAACGCCGTGACGCCAGACAACGCCGACACCACGGCCACACCCGCCCTCTCTCCAAATAACGCTGCAGGACGATCATGA
- a CDS encoding type II 3-dehydroquinate dehydratase, whose protein sequence is MNRTVFILNGPNLNLLGRREPHIYGHTTLEQIRLGSERLAEELDLLCVFRQTNHEGVMVDWIQEAFEQGAAVIINPAGLSFHSIPVLDALKLLSTPLIELHLSNIHARDELHRHSIMSGVVNAVICGMGADGYALAIRAVDDLLRR, encoded by the coding sequence ATGAACCGCACAGTCTTTATCCTCAACGGCCCGAATCTGAATCTATTGGGCCGCCGTGAGCCGCATATTTACGGGCACACCACCCTCGAGCAGATTCGTCTGGGCAGTGAGCGACTGGCCGAGGAACTTGATCTGCTCTGCGTATTTCGCCAGACCAACCATGAAGGCGTGATGGTCGACTGGATTCAGGAAGCTTTCGAACAAGGCGCAGCAGTGATCATCAACCCGGCCGGTCTGTCGTTTCATTCCATCCCGGTACTCGACGCGCTGAAGTTGCTCAGCACACCGCTGATCGAACTACACCTGTCGAACATCCACGCACGGGATGAATTGCATCGCCACTCGATCATGTCCGGGGTGGTCAATGCCGTGATCTGCGGCATGGGCGCCGACGGTTATGCGCTGGCGATACGGGCGGTCGATGACCTGTTGCGTCGATAG
- a CDS encoding oxidoreductase, with the protein MKTLFITGVSSGFGQALAAEALAQGHRVIGTVRSESALADFEALSPERAHGVLLDVTDFAAIDAVVAAVEDRHGPVDVLVNNAGYGHEGIFEESSLEEMRRQFDVNVFGAVAVTKAFVPYFRQRRAGHILNITSMGGHITMPGIAYYCGSKFALEGISDTLSKELAPFNIFVTAVAPGSFRTDWAGRSMQRTPRSISDYDASFDPVRKAREEKNGRQLGDPQKAARAMLTVIDSPNPPAHLLLGSDALALVRDKLQQTAESIEQWEDLSRSTDG; encoded by the coding sequence ATGAAGACCCTTTTCATCACTGGTGTCAGCAGCGGCTTCGGCCAAGCGCTGGCCGCGGAAGCACTCGCCCAGGGCCATCGCGTGATCGGCACAGTACGCAGTGAATCCGCGCTGGCAGACTTCGAGGCGCTGTCGCCCGAGCGCGCACATGGCGTGCTGCTGGACGTCACCGATTTCGCTGCCATCGATGCGGTGGTTGCGGCGGTGGAGGATCGTCACGGCCCGGTGGATGTGCTGGTCAATAACGCAGGTTACGGTCATGAGGGGATTTTCGAAGAGTCCTCACTGGAGGAAATGCGCCGGCAGTTCGACGTCAACGTGTTTGGCGCAGTGGCGGTGACCAAGGCATTCGTCCCGTATTTTCGCCAGCGCCGTGCGGGACATATCCTCAATATCACCTCCATGGGCGGCCATATCACCATGCCCGGGATCGCGTATTACTGCGGCAGCAAATTTGCGCTTGAGGGGATCTCCGACACCTTGAGCAAGGAGCTTGCGCCCTTCAATATTTTTGTCACCGCTGTGGCGCCGGGATCGTTTCGCACCGACTGGGCAGGCCGCTCGATGCAGCGCACGCCGCGCAGTATCAGTGATTACGACGCAAGCTTCGATCCGGTGCGCAAGGCCCGCGAGGAGAAAAACGGCCGCCAACTGGGCGATCCGCAGAAAGCTGCACGCGCCATGCTGACGGTAATCGACAGTCCAAACCCGCCGGCTCACCTACTACTTGGCAGTGACGCTCTGGCCTTGGTGCGTGACAAGTTGCAGCAGACGGCGGAGAGTATTGAGCAATGGGAAGACCTTAGCCGCTCGACGGATGGCTGA
- a CDS encoding AraC family transcriptional regulator encodes MPKPKDPPTTRMVELMSQLAPLEGYNLSPLDDVRFLRSNRPLTRTPVLYEPGIVILCQGRKRGYLGDEVYVYDAQHYLVVSVPVPFTMETDASEAEPMLAVYVRLDFALAGELIQQVDELWDFPRSQPMGMYASPLDEPLRQSTLRFLEVMSDDADAQILGPAMLRELYYRILTGEQGGTLRAAIAQQGQFGKVTRAIHKIHSCYHQHLDVETLADEAQMSVPNFHLHFRKVTDSSPMQYLKSTRLHQARLLMLRNDLTAAKSAFLVGYESASQFSRDFKRLFGRTPLAEVAWMKQAYALPAPATASPFVSSH; translated from the coding sequence ATGCCGAAACCGAAAGACCCGCCCACAACGCGCATGGTCGAGTTGATGAGCCAGCTCGCACCACTGGAAGGCTACAACCTCAGCCCGCTGGACGATGTGCGTTTCCTGCGCTCCAACCGCCCGCTGACACGCACGCCGGTGCTGTACGAACCGGGCATCGTGATCCTTTGTCAGGGGCGTAAACGCGGTTATCTCGGCGATGAAGTCTACGTCTACGACGCTCAGCACTATCTGGTGGTGTCGGTGCCGGTACCCTTCACCATGGAAACCGACGCCAGCGAAGCCGAGCCAATGCTCGCGGTGTACGTGCGTCTGGATTTCGCCTTGGCCGGCGAGCTGATTCAGCAGGTCGATGAACTGTGGGATTTCCCCAGATCCCAACCGATGGGCATGTACGCCTCGCCGCTCGACGAACCGCTACGCCAATCGACCCTGCGTTTTCTTGAAGTGATGAGCGACGATGCCGACGCGCAAATCCTCGGCCCGGCTATGCTGCGCGAGCTCTACTACCGTATCCTCACCGGCGAACAAGGCGGCACCCTGCGCGCCGCCATCGCCCAACAGGGCCAGTTCGGCAAAGTGACCCGCGCCATCCACAAGATCCACAGTTGCTATCACCAGCATCTCGACGTAGAAACCCTGGCCGATGAAGCGCAGATGAGCGTGCCGAATTTTCATCTGCACTTTCGCAAGGTCACCGACTCCTCGCCGATGCAGTACCTGAAGTCGACGCGATTGCACCAGGCGCGATTGCTGATGCTGCGCAATGACCTGACCGCGGCAAAATCGGCATTTCTGGTCGGTTACGAAAGTGCCTCGCAATTCAGCCGTGACTTCAAACGCCTCTTCGGCCGCACACCGCTAGCCGAAGTGGCGTGGATGAAACAGGCCTATGCGCTGCCGGCACCGGCGACTGCGTCGCCGTTTGTGTCTTCGCATTGA
- a CDS encoding DUF3885 domain-containing protein, with translation MNLRAEIENAFGPQAFARPLFYSWPGGLRFELSETGGMIEQFLTAMRKSITICGDIFQGDASFVACLRIHSGRNRFAHRSTLRALKSAGIDTPSALCIWSEEIDNEEWFSEEEPEYWVNVAFEASAARIQALLWCALAKDFADIQPRANCAVYLFNLHKRVMVFPYDDRGMDVVGTNTELLSQLYQRHHAWLLDHDRAAMEASFGTHNR, from the coding sequence GTGAATCTGAGAGCTGAGATTGAAAACGCATTTGGCCCCCAGGCATTCGCCCGTCCGCTTTTCTATTCCTGGCCCGGAGGATTGCGTTTCGAACTCTCCGAAACGGGCGGAATGATCGAGCAATTTTTGACCGCTATGCGCAAATCCATAACCATCTGCGGCGACATTTTCCAGGGGGACGCATCGTTTGTCGCATGCCTGCGCATTCATTCCGGTCGCAATCGATTCGCCCATCGCAGCACTCTTCGCGCCCTTAAATCTGCTGGCATCGACACTCCATCAGCGCTGTGCATCTGGAGCGAAGAAATAGATAACGAGGAATGGTTCAGTGAGGAAGAGCCGGAATACTGGGTCAACGTCGCCTTCGAAGCGTCTGCCGCCCGCATTCAAGCATTACTCTGGTGCGCATTGGCCAAGGATTTCGCCGACATCCAACCGCGTGCGAACTGTGCTGTCTACCTGTTCAATCTGCACAAGCGAGTCATGGTCTTTCCCTATGACGACAGAGGCATGGACGTGGTTGGGACCAACACCGAGCTACTTTCGCAGCTCTATCAACGACACCATGCCTGGCTGCTCGACCATGACCGCGCAGCGATGGAAGCCTCATTCGGCACGCACAACCGTTAG
- a CDS encoding GNAT family N-acetyltransferase produces the protein MDIQIHIASDADASAISETIIKTLRESNARDYPPEIIDRVIESFSPSKILRFLTERQVLVATLDSQIVATASLDRDVVRSVFVDPGFQGMGVGRQLMKSIQSLAMDAGFHLLRVPSSVTAEGFYASLGFKKVRDEFHQEERTIIMAKTLER, from the coding sequence GTGGATATTCAAATTCACATCGCGAGCGATGCGGATGCATCGGCTATCAGTGAAACGATCATCAAGACGCTCCGTGAGAGCAATGCCCGCGACTATCCTCCCGAAATCATTGATCGAGTGATTGAAAGTTTTTCGCCCTCGAAGATCCTTCGTTTTTTGACTGAGCGTCAGGTGCTGGTCGCTACGCTCGACAGTCAAATCGTCGCAACGGCAAGTCTCGATCGAGACGTTGTTCGAAGCGTTTTTGTCGACCCGGGCTTTCAAGGAATGGGTGTCGGAAGACAGCTGATGAAGAGCATACAATCACTCGCCATGGACGCAGGTTTCCACCTACTGCGCGTTCCTTCCTCAGTCACCGCAGAAGGCTTCTATGCTTCGCTCGGCTTCAAGAAAGTCAGAGATGAATTTCATCAAGAAGAGCGCACGATCATCATGGCGAAAACGTTGGAGCGGTAG
- a CDS encoding PaaI family thioesterase, with the protein MNTTAIPEGFTPFTRSSPLLDLLGPIYARGQGLQLELGLLTDSRHANGRGTLHGGVLATLADVGMGYAMAFASDPPQPLITASMTLDYLGAVQINEWLEVRLEHSKKGRQLAFAGVSLHVGERTVARASAVFAVPLS; encoded by the coding sequence ATGAACACCACGGCCATTCCCGAAGGCTTCACTCCATTCACCCGCAGCAGTCCGTTGCTGGATCTGCTCGGCCCGATCTACGCCAGGGGTCAGGGGCTGCAATTGGAACTGGGTTTACTGACCGACTCCCGCCACGCCAATGGACGCGGTACTTTGCATGGTGGTGTATTGGCGACTTTGGCCGATGTGGGGATGGGTTACGCCATGGCCTTTGCCAGCGATCCGCCGCAGCCGTTGATCACGGCGAGCATGACCCTGGATTATCTCGGTGCGGTGCAAATCAACGAATGGCTCGAAGTGCGTCTTGAACACTCCAAAAAGGGACGTCAACTGGCGTTTGCTGGCGTCAGTCTGCACGTCGGAGAGCGAACGGTCGCGCGCGCCAGTGCCGTATTCGCGGTGCCGCTGAGCTGA